GTCGACGTGAAAAAGCAGGCGATGTGTTAAAAGAAGGTTGGAATATCATTTGGTCTCACCCGTTGTTTCGTACGATTCATATTGTGATTTTTCTTGAGGCGATAGCGTATGTCGTTTGGATTGCGGCAATTTTATATGTGTTTGTGACAGAGGTTCTTCAAGCAACGGAAGCTTGGTGGGGGTATATTAACACGTCCTTCTTTATCGGGCTTCTTCTTGGTAGCGTTGTATGCTCCAAGTATGCCACTTTGATCGAACGTCATATGAAACAGGTCATTCTTGTTGCCTCATTTTCTGTCAGCGGCATTACTTTTTGGTTTGGGCTCAATGAGTGGGCGTTATTGGCCTTGGCACTCAGCTTTTTCATTGGGGTCGTAGAACAAATGAAGTCTATTGGAATTGATACCCTCTTGCAAAAAGAAGGGGCACCGGAAAAGTTGCCAAAAATTTATGGAGCACAAAGCACCTTGATTTCCTTTACATTTGGGGTCTCGTCTCTTTTATTTGGAGCTATTGCCGATATGTGGGATGTCCGTGTCGCCTTTTATCTTTCGGCCTTTTTACTTTTAAGTGCATCCATTTATTGGACGGTTAAACAAAAACATCTTCCCGCGAGTATTGAAAAAAGTGAACAGCAAGTTTCTTTATAAGGTTCAGGCTGCATCTTACAAGGTTCAGTCTGATTCAAAAAGGAGGTAATGATTTGTCCAAACCATCTTACCGTTTGGGTTCATTGTTTTTTATAGCGTTCATGCTAGCCATTCTTGGCGGATGCCAAGAGAACAGCGATACCGATGAAGATATTGTCGCTTACATTTCGTTGAATGAGGATTCCGTTTTTAAACAAACGTTTGATCAATTAGCTCTCGGTAACATATTTGATTTTCATCTAAAACTTCCGCAAGCCGATCAAAGTTGGGTCGACATTTGGGTGGAAGGGTATAAAAATGGACAAAAAGTAAGCGACCATCCCATCACACAACTTTCTTTTGGGAATAGCCCAAAAGAAGTTAACGAGGGTCCAATGGGATTTGGCATCATCAATCCTGGAGACGAGGGACAATTGTATTTTCTTTATGGCCCAGGGGTTTCAGCTAATCCTCATGAAATAGAAGAGGAATTCATCATTGAATCTGGCATGACTGGTTGGGAGGATGGAGTTGGTACAGAGACGGTTCGTTTAACATCAGGTGAAACGAAAATATTAGGGGCCTTTCGCCATACAGAGAATAGTATGGAGACGTATGATCTTTCTGACCCAGAAGCGGTAGAACGTATGATTCAAGAGGACACGTTTGTTCTTTTGGTGAAAATAAAAGTAGAAAAAAGGGATTGATAACTTTTAATTTTAGTAGATAAAGGAGATACGGATGAAATTATATGGTGATTTTGTGAAAGAAGATTGGCTTAAGGCATTTAAAATGGCAGAGCATGATGTCCCATCCTTATGATTATTAATGGAGCGTGGGATCATAATAAAATCTTAACGAAATGGGAAAAAACGTTTGAGTCGAGTACATGTGCACTCCACTGGAATACCATCGTTGGAACGATTGGTCATCAGCAAATAGGTTTTGCAAATGTGTTTGGGGGTCCAAGCGCGGCGGTCATTACGCATCAATTTGCTATCCTTGGGACGGAGCGGTTCATTCAAACCGGGTATTTCGGTGGACTGGCTGAAGAAGTGCAGTTTGGTGATATTTTGATTGTGACTGGCGCTGAAATGGCTGATGGTGTTTCGCATTGGTACCTACCAGAAAAAAAGATGGTAAAAGCCGATCCTCGTTTAGTAGAAGAGGCGATTGATTTTTGTGAAAAACGAGGATATCGGTATATCACTGGGACGGTTTTTACTACCGGAGCGATTATGGTCGAAACGAAAGAGTTAGTGCAACAATGGGCGAAACGTGGCCATGCAGGTGTCGATATGGAAACCGCTACGACGCTCGCCGTGGCGAAAAAACTTCGCAAGCAAGCCATCGGACTCCTCACCCTTTCTGACCATATTATTAAAGGGGACACGTTTTTCACGATTGATACGAACAACAATATATTGAAAGAAAGAACAAATGAAAGGATAAAGGAATTGGCCCTGTATCTTTCCGGATGTAAAAGTTTAAAAATTTAAGACCTTAGTAAGATGTCCAATAAAATTTAGTTCACGATACTTCCCAGAGAAGTATCCTTTTCTTTTTTGGAGGCACTTGAGAAAGCAATCACCTTCAGTGAAAATAAAAAGTAAAGATTTTAACAAAAATGGAGGACAAGGATATGAAACGTCTAGCGGTATTTTGCGGTTCAAGAAACGGAGTGGCTCCTGAATATCGAGAAGGAGCGATTCAGTTAGGGAAAGAGTTGGTGAAACGAGGACTTTCGCTTGTTTATGGTGGAGGTAGTGTGGGCCTTATGGGCGCTGTAGCGGATTCGATGATAGAAGAAGGCGGGGAAGTGATTGGAGTCATGCCTCATGTGCTTCATGAGCGAGAAATTTCGCATCCCCATTTGACGGAGCTAATTCTGGTCGAAACGATGCACGAGCGTAAAGCGAAGATGGCTAGTATAGCTGACGGATTTATCATTTTACCAGGTGGCCCGGGAACGATGGAGGAATTTTTTGAAGTATTTACATGGGCGGTCATAGGTATTCATCAAAAACCAATTGGCTTGCTAAATGTTCATCAATATTATGAACCACTTCTATCATTGTTTGATCACATGGTCGAACAGCAATTTTTACAAGAAAAAAGCCGCTCGCTGATTATCGTCGAATCCGACCCGAAAGTGTTACTCGACCGACTTTCTATGTATCATAATGAAACGGTTTGACTGGGCCGCTCGTAAGTAAAAAAGAGTAGACTTAGGTAACTGTCTAGTGAAAAATAAGGGCCATGATAACAGTTTTATGGACAAAATCATGTTCTCTCGGCCATTTAGTTTGAATGTCGCGAACATAGGGATCAATGTTCCTATCGGTATTTATGAGCCCCATTTCGGGTTCTATGTGCCAAAATCCGATTTTTCTGAGCTAATGTTGGGATTCTTGAGTTAAAAATGTGCCAATTGCGTTGTCCTATAAACCCAATCCAAGATTTTTTGAGCCAAATCTAAAACTTTGTGTCTCAATGCTTAAAGGCAGTCATCAAGCATTTGTCCAATGATAAACGAAGCATTACAATAATAGTAATTTATTTCTTTATTCTTCCTTCGAAAGTTGTACAAATCCTACTACAAGTAAAGGTGTTAAACAATGGAATTTCAAAAACGACAATATTTCAAAATGAATCCGGCTAGGTTATTAACTCTCATTTTATTTAGTTTTATCGTTCTAGGAACGGTGCTATTAAAACTACCAATAGCGGTTGAGCAGGAAATTTCGTGGGTGGATGCGTTTTTTACGACGGTATCTGCCCTGACTGTGACGGGATTAGTTGTTGTTGATACCGGAAGTACGTTTACTACGTTTGGGGAAGTCGTCATTTTACTGTTAATTCAAATCGGTGGCATCGGAATCATGACGTTTGCCGTGTTAATTTTTTTAATGGTAGGTAAACGCATTGGTGTAAAAGAGCGGATGTTAATTCAGCAATCGTTAAACCATATGTCCATCGGTGGGGTCGTCGCGTTAGCGAAAAAAATATTAATCGTTTCTTTAATCATCGAAGCCGTCGCTTTTTGTGCACTTTCGGTACGTTGGGTGCCGGAATATGGCTGGAAAGAAGGAATGTATGTCGCCGTCTTTCATTCCATTTCAGCTTTTAACAATGCGGGATTTTCGATTTGGTCTGACAGTTTATCGAAGTATGTTGCTGACCCGATTGTGAACTTGATCATTAGTTTACTCATTATTCTTGGTGGGTTAGGCTTTACGGTTTTAATTGATTTATGGGAAAAAAAGGACTTTCGCCAATTGAAGCTGCATACGAAATTAATGCTATTTGGGACGATTTTTTTAAACCTTTTTTCCATGGTGGTCATATTCGTACTAGAATATCAAAATACACTTGGAAATTTATCTTGGTTCGGTAAATTGCAAGCGTCGTTTTTCCAAGGGATTGTTCCAAGAACAGCTGGATTTAACTCCGTAGACATTGGAAGTTTAAACGAATCAACATTGTTTTTTATAATGATTTTAATGTTCATTGGTGCTGGAAGTACTTCAACGGGTGGGGGTATTAAATTAACTACTTTTTTAGCGATCACCATATTTGTATTTGCCTTTTTGAAAAATAGAAAAGAGGTTGTATTGTTTCGTAAATCGATTAGCGATACGATCGTGTTTCGAGCGCTTGCGATTGCCATCGTTAGCTTAGGGGTGATCACTTTATCCACCTTTTTATTATCTATTACTGAACAAGGCCATTTTTTAGCTACACTATTTGAAGTGGTGTCTGCCTTTGGAACGGTAGGGCTGTCGATGGGCATTACAAGTCAATTATCTCTTTTTGGGAAAATGGTGATTGCTATCGTTATGTTTATTGGAAAAATCGGACCCCTTACGTTGGCATACTCGATGACAAAACCGGATAGCGTCGTCATTCGTTATCCAAAA
The genomic region above belongs to Bacillus sp. (in: firmicutes) and contains:
- a CDS encoding MFS transporter — its product is MNSQSFRSLWVGQGLANFGDVFYVVGLIAILYSISKSAFYLALLPFITTFGRFLGGVISPILFSRFPLKSLLVGSQVSKTVLLLLLALGMHVTSELNLFVILTLGAFIAFLDGWALPATQAMLPRLVHERELVKANSWVSGVQQLTQLGGWGLGGVLVAAMGGPNILWFTFILYVCSSVLMTGLVDPTPFQKSRREKAGDVLKEGWNIIWSHPLFRTIHIVIFLEAIAYVVWIAAILYVFVTEVLQATEAWWGYINTSFFIGLLLGSVVCSKYATLIERHMKQVILVASFSVSGITFWFGLNEWALLALALSFFIGVVEQMKSIGIDTLLQKEGAPEKLPKIYGAQSTLISFTFGVSSLLFGAIADMWDVRVAFYLSAFLLLSASIYWTVKQKHLPASIEKSEQQVSL
- a CDS encoding TIGR00730 family Rossman fold protein; translation: MKRLAVFCGSRNGVAPEYREGAIQLGKELVKRGLSLVYGGGSVGLMGAVADSMIEEGGEVIGVMPHVLHEREISHPHLTELILVETMHERKAKMASIADGFIILPGGPGTMEEFFEVFTWAVIGIHQKPIGLLNVHQYYEPLLSLFDHMVEQQFLQEKSRSLIIVESDPKVLLDRLSMYHNETV
- a CDS encoding Ktr system potassium transporter B, whose product is MEFQKRQYFKMNPARLLTLILFSFIVLGTVLLKLPIAVEQEISWVDAFFTTVSALTVTGLVVVDTGSTFTTFGEVVILLLIQIGGIGIMTFAVLIFLMVGKRIGVKERMLIQQSLNHMSIGGVVALAKKILIVSLIIEAVAFCALSVRWVPEYGWKEGMYVAVFHSISAFNNAGFSIWSDSLSKYVADPIVNLIISLLIILGGLGFTVLIDLWEKKDFRQLKLHTKLMLFGTIFLNLFSMVVIFVLEYQNTLGNLSWFGKLQASFFQGIVPRTAGFNSVDIGSLNESTLFFIMILMFIGAGSTSTGGGIKLTTFLAITIFVFAFLKNRKEVVLFRKSISDTIVFRALAIAIVSLGVITLSTFLLSITEQGHFLATLFEVVSAFGTVGLSMGITSQLSLFGKMVIAIVMFIGKIGPLTLAYSMTKPDSVVIRYPKEDILTG